Proteins from a single region of Haloarcula laminariae:
- a CDS encoding 2-oxoacid:acceptor oxidoreductase subunit alpha, protein MPDDLNWAIGGEAGDGIDSTGKIFAQALSRAGRHVFTSKDFASRIRGGYTASKIRTSVDRVESVVDRLDILIALTERTVHENEEELHEDSVVIYDGERSTMQDVEVPHGATALEVPLKRLAEEAGGAIMLNVVALGAACEVTNFPIENLDESLQKRFGDKGEAIVENNKKAARKGQEYVREEFDYDFGYDVETTDEDYVLLNGDEAIGMGAIAAGCRFYAGYPITPATDVMEYLTGRIDQFGGKVVQAEDELSAINMALGAARAGARSMTATSGPGIDLMTETFGLVATSETPLVICDVMRSGPSTGMPTKQEQGDLNMTLYGGHGEIPRFVLAPTTISECFWKTVEAFNLAEKYQTPVFLVSDLAMAVTEQTFSPDTFDMDEVEVDRGKVVDENDIDAWLDEKGRFQAHFAAADGISPRAFPGTTDGAHMTTGLEHDELGRRTEDTEVRVEQVDKRNRKVETAKEEEEFDYREFGDPEADTLVISWGSNEGAMREGMELLAAEGIDVRFISVPYIFPRPDLSEEVEAAETTIVVECNATGQFADVIEHDVLERVERINKYTGVRFDADELAEEVKATLEGSTTAEVEAE, encoded by the coding sequence ATGCCAGACGACCTCAACTGGGCCATCGGCGGGGAAGCCGGCGATGGAATCGACTCGACCGGGAAGATATTTGCACAGGCGCTTTCCCGGGCCGGTCGACACGTCTTCACTTCCAAGGACTTCGCCTCACGGATCCGTGGCGGCTACACCGCCTCCAAAATCCGGACGTCGGTCGACCGCGTCGAGAGCGTCGTCGACCGGCTGGACATCCTCATCGCGTTGACCGAACGGACGGTCCACGAGAACGAGGAGGAGCTCCACGAGGACAGCGTGGTCATCTACGACGGCGAGCGCTCGACGATGCAGGACGTCGAGGTCCCCCACGGCGCGACCGCTCTGGAGGTCCCGCTCAAGCGGCTGGCCGAGGAGGCCGGCGGGGCCATCATGCTCAACGTCGTCGCCCTGGGCGCGGCGTGTGAGGTGACGAACTTCCCCATCGAGAACCTGGACGAGAGCCTCCAGAAACGCTTCGGCGACAAGGGCGAGGCCATCGTCGAGAACAACAAAAAGGCCGCCCGCAAGGGCCAGGAGTACGTCCGCGAGGAGTTCGACTACGACTTCGGCTACGACGTCGAGACCACCGACGAGGACTACGTCCTGCTCAACGGCGACGAGGCCATCGGCATGGGCGCCATCGCCGCCGGCTGCCGGTTCTACGCCGGCTATCCCATCACACCGGCCACAGACGTGATGGAGTACCTGACAGGCCGCATCGACCAGTTCGGCGGCAAGGTCGTCCAGGCCGAAGACGAGCTGTCGGCGATTAACATGGCTCTGGGCGCGGCGCGGGCCGGCGCGCGCTCGATGACCGCCACGTCGGGCCCGGGCATCGACCTGATGACCGAGACGTTCGGCCTGGTCGCGACCAGCGAGACGCCGCTGGTCATCTGTGACGTGATGCGGAGCGGCCCCTCGACGGGGATGCCGACGAAACAGGAACAGGGCGACCTCAACATGACGCTGTACGGCGGTCACGGCGAGATTCCGCGCTTCGTCCTCGCGCCGACGACGATTTCGGAGTGTTTCTGGAAGACCGTCGAGGCGTTCAACCTCGCCGAGAAGTACCAGACGCCGGTCTTCCTCGTCTCGGACCTCGCGATGGCCGTCACCGAGCAGACGTTCTCGCCCGACACCTTCGACATGGACGAGGTAGAGGTCGACCGCGGCAAGGTTGTCGACGAGAACGACATCGACGCGTGGCTCGACGAGAAGGGGCGCTTCCAGGCCCACTTCGCCGCCGCCGACGGCATCTCCCCGCGCGCGTTCCCGGGCACGACCGACGGCGCACACATGACGACCGGGCTCGAACACGACGAACTCGGCCGCCGGACAGAGGACACCGAGGTCCGCGTCGAGCAGGTCGACAAGCGAAACCGCAAGGTCGAGACCGCCAAAGAGGAGGAGGAGTTCGACTACCGAGAGTTCGGCGACCCCGAGGCCGACACGCTCGTCATCTCGTGGGGGTCGAACGAGGGCGCGATGCGCGAGGGCATGGAGCTGCTCGCCGCGGAGGGCATCGACGTGCGGTTCATCTCGGTCCCCTACATCTTCCCGCGGCCGGACCTGTCCGAGGAAGTCGAGGCGGCCGAGACGACCATCGTCGTGGAGTGTAACGCCACCGGCCAGTTCGCCGACGTCATCGAACACGACGTCCTCGAACGGGTCGAACGCATCAACAAGTACACCGGCGTCCGCTTCGACGCCGACGAACTGGCCGAAGAAGTGAAAGCGACCCTTGAGGGGTCGACGACAGCGGAGGTGGAAGCAGAATGA
- a CDS encoding cryptochrome/photolyase family protein, producing the protein MHVFWHQRDLRLRDNRGLAAAAAEDTVVPVFVVDPELRRVVGDRQWAFWLAGVRELRAQYRERGSDLLVRVGDPAMVLSAVADEHDADRVYYNEHYRPVRRKRQRAVENAIPTTAVTDLTLVDPAALDSRYENHSRFHEDWQAREKPSPAPEPDAGSLADISAGQTVPESDADIELPPSGYEAARDRWERFLADGIDSYSDTRDDMRAAVARPVGAVSRLSPYLAAGMIGVRELWADATERYEAVDGDTRRNVEKYRYELSWREQNYNLLAHHPSLPAENYKSFPTAIAWENDPEKLAAWKRGETGYPLVDAGMRQLNEEGYVHNRPRQNVASFLTKHLLVDWREGLAYFEAQLLDHDPANNAANWQWTASTGTDSVDVRIFDPVAQMSKYDDGADYVTEYVPELRGLDPATIVDWPTLPPAERERLAPEYADPIVHRDEAYERAQRVFETALGKR; encoded by the coding sequence ATGCACGTCTTCTGGCACCAGCGGGACCTCCGTCTGCGCGACAACCGCGGGCTCGCGGCCGCGGCGGCCGAGGACACCGTCGTCCCGGTGTTCGTCGTCGACCCCGAGCTCCGCCGTGTCGTCGGCGACCGCCAGTGGGCCTTCTGGCTGGCGGGCGTCCGGGAACTGCGAGCGCAGTACCGCGAGCGGGGCAGCGACCTGCTCGTCCGTGTCGGCGACCCGGCGATGGTCCTCTCCGCCGTGGCCGACGAACACGACGCCGACCGGGTCTACTACAACGAGCACTACCGGCCCGTCCGTCGGAAGCGCCAGCGGGCCGTCGAAAACGCGATTCCGACCACCGCCGTCACCGACCTCACGCTCGTCGACCCGGCCGCCCTCGACTCGCGCTACGAGAACCACAGCCGCTTTCACGAGGACTGGCAGGCCCGCGAGAAGCCCAGTCCGGCTCCGGAACCCGATGCCGGTTCGCTGGCCGATATCTCGGCCGGTCAGACCGTCCCCGAGTCGGATGCCGACATCGAACTGCCGCCTTCGGGCTACGAGGCCGCACGCGACCGCTGGGAGCGGTTTCTCGCCGACGGTATCGACTCGTACAGCGACACGCGCGACGACATGCGGGCGGCCGTGGCCCGTCCCGTCGGCGCGGTGTCGCGTCTCTCACCGTACCTCGCGGCGGGGATGATAGGAGTTCGTGAGCTGTGGGCCGACGCCACCGAGCGCTACGAGGCCGTCGACGGCGACACGCGGCGCAACGTCGAGAAGTACCGCTACGAGCTCTCCTGGCGCGAGCAGAACTACAATCTACTCGCCCACCACCCGTCGCTGCCCGCCGAGAACTACAAATCGTTCCCGACAGCCATCGCCTGGGAGAACGACCCCGAGAAGCTCGCGGCCTGGAAACGCGGCGAGACGGGCTACCCGCTCGTCGACGCCGGGATGCGGCAGCTGAACGAGGAGGGGTACGTCCACAACCGCCCGCGCCAGAACGTCGCCTCCTTCCTGACGAAACACCTGCTGGTCGACTGGCGCGAGGGGCTGGCCTACTTCGAGGCGCAGCTGCTCGACCACGACCCGGCGAACAACGCCGCGAACTGGCAGTGGACCGCCTCCACCGGCACCGACTCGGTCGATGTGCGTATCTTCGACCCGGTGGCCCAGATGAGCAAATACGACGACGGCGCGGACTACGTCACCGAGTACGTCCCCGAGCTCCGGGGTCTGGACCCGGCGACAATCGTCGACTGGCCGACCCTGCCGCCGGCAGAACGCGAGCGGCTCGCGCCGGAGTACGCAGACCCTATCGTCCACCGGGACGAGGCCTACGAGCGCGCCCAGCGGGTGTTCGAGACGGCGCTTGGCAAGCGCTAA
- a CDS encoding DUF4352 domain-containing protein, giving the protein MTDRSRCTDDTHTFGGSRRRYLAALLALAGGAPLAGCASESGSSPASETPAATDAATAPTGTRSTGGTDGPALGDVVEDDRLAVVAYSVGRSADFESLEVLNGDGHVVVEMGVKNTHGSEYVGVSSRGGFTLRDADGTEYHPTVAGPEPRLDAGALAPGEAARGFVTFDRVPADATGFSVDVAPTAGPGDLGRATIDLESDGEGRTLTHDFAVPVHDLGDTTEYRDTRFTADAVRTSTGDGAVTPRPGHEFVVVDITVENTADDELFVNTPVQADLKDTAGRTYDLSTDAILAFEDVAASVTVDPESSVHTALGFEVEAGLEPLYLVVDLDSIWVGGRTFYRLR; this is encoded by the coding sequence ATGACCGACCGGTCCCGCTGTACCGACGACACTCACACGTTCGGCGGGAGCCGCCGCCGGTATCTGGCGGCGCTCCTCGCACTCGCCGGCGGCGCCCCGCTCGCCGGCTGTGCCTCGGAGAGTGGCAGTTCCCCCGCGTCGGAAACGCCCGCTGCCACGGACGCCGCGACGGCGCCGACTGGGACTCGGTCGACGGGTGGTACCGACGGCCCAGCGCTTGGCGACGTCGTCGAAGACGACCGACTGGCCGTAGTCGCCTACAGTGTCGGTCGCTCGGCGGACTTCGAGAGCCTGGAGGTGTTGAACGGCGACGGACACGTCGTCGTCGAGATGGGCGTCAAGAACACTCACGGGAGCGAGTACGTCGGCGTCTCGTCCCGCGGGGGCTTCACGCTCCGAGACGCCGACGGCACCGAGTACCACCCGACGGTGGCCGGGCCCGAACCCCGGCTAGACGCCGGCGCGCTCGCCCCGGGGGAGGCCGCCCGCGGGTTCGTCACGTTCGACAGGGTCCCAGCGGACGCGACGGGGTTCTCAGTCGACGTCGCCCCCACGGCCGGACCCGGCGACCTCGGGCGGGCCACGATAGACCTCGAATCGGACGGCGAGGGCCGGACACTCACCCACGACTTCGCGGTTCCGGTACACGACCTGGGCGACACCACCGAGTACCGGGACACGCGCTTCACCGCGGACGCGGTCCGCACCTCGACGGGCGACGGGGCTGTCACGCCGCGACCGGGACACGAGTTCGTCGTCGTCGATATCACCGTCGAGAACACGGCCGACGACGAGCTGTTCGTCAACACACCGGTTCAGGCCGACCTGAAAGACACGGCGGGCCGGACCTACGACCTCTCCACGGACGCGATACTGGCCTTCGAGGACGTGGCCGCGTCCGTCACTGTCGACCCGGAAAGCAGTGTCCACACGGCGCTCGGGTTCGAAGTCGAGGCGGGCCTCGAACCCCTGTATCTGGTCGTGGACCTCGACAGCATCTGGGTCGGCGGGCGGACGTTCTACCGGCTCCGGTGA
- a CDS encoding metallophosphoesterase, producing the protein MGEASDDRVCYVISDLHIGGDEQLEEVAFLDELLEFLSRLEATDEDAELVINGDAFGLWEFTQVEGLRKFDALVDTYPELFEQLRATGENVDITLLPGNHDHELAAYEEYVERFAAYNVDLVQAESLRRAVGDHAVHFEHGHQQDPNNRIEAWGDPNATPLGYYYNTLVTSRAGQLSDRGRYNWLKDVQAVTPTERMPVWLFSKYFYREMNPVLRYALVPFLLLFNVSAVLAVVAGLDLLGVWTTPVDATTAFLGQFGAAGTAVWFLLAVNVAVTGLLLLVGIPLYLLRRDIRQTINRFGVFETDLTVDAEAPYADAAEEIFDDEPRTSVYCYGHTHRPTMQEVDGGLLVNTGTWLKRLHRRDGVIGVLPPVFYPSYQLCAVRIAAEAEGLAVEYEPIQKPSPSPEELTLTERLLTLGRRPDTELPDRRVVADEPGDEPAATEPGQLQ; encoded by the coding sequence ATGGGTGAGGCGAGCGACGACCGAGTCTGCTATGTCATCAGCGACCTCCACATCGGCGGCGACGAGCAGCTGGAGGAAGTGGCGTTTCTCGACGAGTTACTCGAATTCCTCTCCCGGCTCGAAGCCACGGACGAGGACGCCGAACTCGTCATCAACGGCGACGCGTTCGGGCTGTGGGAGTTCACGCAGGTCGAGGGACTCCGGAAGTTCGACGCCCTCGTCGACACCTACCCGGAGCTGTTCGAACAGCTCCGGGCGACCGGGGAGAACGTCGACATCACGCTGTTGCCGGGCAACCACGACCACGAACTGGCGGCCTACGAGGAGTACGTCGAGCGGTTCGCGGCGTACAACGTCGACCTGGTCCAGGCCGAGTCGCTGCGGCGGGCGGTCGGTGACCACGCGGTCCACTTCGAACACGGTCACCAACAGGACCCCAACAACCGCATCGAGGCCTGGGGCGACCCTAACGCGACGCCGCTTGGCTACTACTACAACACGCTCGTCACGAGCCGTGCGGGCCAGCTCTCGGACCGCGGCCGGTACAACTGGCTCAAGGACGTCCAGGCGGTGACGCCTACCGAGCGGATGCCGGTGTGGCTGTTCTCGAAGTACTTCTACCGGGAGATGAACCCGGTGCTTCGGTACGCGCTGGTGCCGTTCCTGTTGCTGTTCAACGTCAGCGCCGTCCTCGCCGTGGTCGCTGGGCTCGACCTGCTGGGCGTCTGGACGACGCCGGTCGACGCGACCACCGCATTCCTCGGGCAGTTCGGGGCCGCGGGCACCGCGGTCTGGTTCCTGCTCGCGGTCAACGTCGCCGTCACCGGGCTCCTGTTGCTGGTAGGCATTCCGCTCTACCTGCTCAGACGGGACATCAGACAGACGATAAACCGCTTTGGGGTCTTTGAGACCGACCTGACCGTCGACGCCGAAGCGCCCTACGCGGACGCCGCCGAGGAGATATTCGACGACGAGCCGCGAACGTCCGTCTACTGCTACGGCCACACCCACCGCCCGACGATGCAGGAAGTCGACGGCGGCCTGCTGGTCAACACCGGGACGTGGCTCAAGCGGCTCCACCGCCGCGACGGCGTCATCGGCGTCCTCCCGCCGGTGTTCTACCCCTCCTACCAGCTCTGTGCCGTCCGAATCGCCGCGGAGGCCGAGGGCCTGGCCGTCGAGTACGAGCCCATCCAGAAACCGAGCCCGAGCCCCGAGGAGCTGACTCTCACCGAACGGCTGCTCACGCTGGGGCGGAGGCCCGACACCGAACTGCCCGACCGCAGGGTCGTCGCGGACGAACCGGGCGACGAGCCGGCGGCCACCGAGCCGGGACAGCTACAGTAG
- a CDS encoding DUF7313 family protein — MQPDVILFGPLDTVLGSEGPGGVLVIEYVLLALVLANFGTRLLAHRRHESQYEEGGAEEITRHPAHIASNVLLILTSFLYMTIAHHGGMVMSVLVLGAVITDFFEFESRKVEARRDIPLERPKGAIVAVLVLAMYASYQALFWLIKDPWSAVI; from the coding sequence ATGCAGCCAGACGTCATCCTCTTCGGGCCGCTGGACACCGTCCTCGGGAGCGAGGGACCCGGCGGCGTGCTCGTCATCGAGTACGTCCTGTTGGCGCTCGTCCTCGCTAACTTCGGGACGCGACTGCTTGCCCACCGACGCCACGAGTCCCAGTACGAGGAGGGCGGTGCGGAGGAAATCACCCGCCATCCGGCACACATCGCGAGCAACGTCCTGTTGATTCTCACGTCGTTCCTCTACATGACCATCGCCCACCACGGCGGGATGGTCATGTCGGTGCTCGTCCTCGGGGCAGTCATCACTGACTTCTTCGAGTTCGAGTCCCGCAAGGTCGAAGCGCGACGCGACATCCCGCTCGAACGGCCCAAGGGCGCCATCGTCGCCGTTCTGGTCCTCGCGATGTACGCCAGCTACCAGGCGCTGTTCTGGCTCATCAAGGACCCCTGGTCCGCGGTCATCTGA
- a CDS encoding digeranylgeranylglycerophospholipid reductase, whose amino-acid sequence MRDRFDVVIAGAGPAGGQCARDLAERNYDVLVLETEPEDEFPRQSNKSTAGTFPSAMTAFAIPDEVVMQYTDEVVLESPNDHYTRTQTGAVLEFAEFKRFLVEDSREKGATYRFDSRVSAPIMEDGEIAGVRYDGDKEVYADIVIDATGPAAPLAKKLDVCNLEREHQAIGIEYEFENVAVNHDDYADLRDAMMLRLDHDLAPGGYSWIFHTGEDTAKVGLCYIQNGSHHKYAKEGMGIDDYLEYWLDTDPRFDDAERIEGTQAHRGSAHIQPPKSMSTDSFMAIGDTVPTIDPLWGEGIHKGMKSARAAAATVDAALTPDEPQTDADTLSVYDQLWHRDVAPKHNARLMMTELLYLAPNERYDELMDDLRRTDSNTLEQINRGDRRAIAELAHISDLSLLAKYAKRRLSR is encoded by the coding sequence ATGCGTGACCGCTTTGACGTGGTAATCGCCGGGGCTGGTCCCGCCGGCGGCCAGTGTGCCCGCGACCTGGCCGAGCGGAACTACGACGTGCTGGTCCTCGAAACCGAGCCCGAAGACGAGTTCCCCCGTCAGAGCAACAAATCGACGGCCGGTACCTTCCCGTCGGCGATGACCGCCTTCGCCATCCCCGACGAGGTCGTGATGCAGTACACCGACGAGGTCGTCCTCGAATCCCCGAACGACCACTACACCCGCACCCAGACCGGCGCCGTCCTGGAGTTCGCCGAGTTCAAGCGCTTCCTCGTCGAGGACAGCCGCGAGAAGGGCGCGACCTACCGCTTCGACTCCCGCGTGTCGGCCCCCATCATGGAGGACGGCGAGATTGCCGGGGTGCGGTACGACGGCGACAAGGAGGTGTACGCCGACATCGTCATCGACGCCACCGGCCCCGCCGCGCCGCTGGCGAAGAAACTCGACGTCTGTAACCTGGAACGGGAACACCAGGCCATCGGCATCGAGTACGAGTTCGAGAACGTCGCGGTGAACCACGACGACTACGCCGACCTCCGGGACGCGATGATGCTCCGCCTGGACCACGACCTCGCCCCGGGCGGCTACTCCTGGATATTCCACACCGGCGAGGACACGGCGAAGGTCGGCCTCTGTTACATCCAGAACGGCTCCCACCACAAGTACGCCAAGGAGGGGATGGGTATCGACGACTATCTGGAGTACTGGCTCGATACGGACCCCCGCTTCGACGACGCCGAGCGGATAGAGGGGACCCAGGCCCACCGGGGGTCGGCCCACATCCAGCCGCCAAAGTCGATGAGCACGGACAGCTTCATGGCCATCGGCGACACCGTCCCCACCATCGACCCGCTGTGGGGCGAGGGCATCCACAAGGGGATGAAGTCGGCCCGCGCCGCCGCCGCCACCGTCGACGCGGCGCTGACCCCCGACGAGCCACAGACGGACGCCGACACCCTCTCCGTGTACGACCAGCTCTGGCACCGCGACGTGGCTCCGAAACACAACGCCCGGCTGATGATGACCGAGCTACTGTATCTCGCCCCCAACGAGCGATACGACGAACTGATGGACGACCTCCGGCGGACCGACAGCAACACGCTCGAACAGATAAACCGCGGTGACCGCCGCGCCATCGCCGAGCTCGCTCACATCTCGGACCTCTCGCTGCTGGCGAAGTACGCCAAACGGCGGCTGTCCCGCTAG
- a CDS encoding 2-oxoacid:ferredoxin oxidoreductase subunit beta has translation MSSDIRFTDFKSDKQPTWCPGCGDFGTMNGMMKALAETGNDPDNTFIVAGIGCSGKIGTYMHSYALHGVHGRALPVGIGVKMANPDLEVMVSGGDGDGYSIGAGHFIHAVRRNVDMSYVVMDNRIYGLTKGQASPTSREDFETSTSPDGPNQPPVNPKALALAAGATFIAQSFSSNSQRHAELVQEAIEHDGFGFVNVYSPCVTFNDVDTYDYFRDTIEDLGETDHDRHDREQAKEKILEGDKEYMGVLYQDEDSVPFEEREGVEGSMAEIPDGAPEGAMDLVREFY, from the coding sequence ATGAGCTCTGACATCCGATTCACGGACTTCAAGTCCGACAAGCAACCGACGTGGTGTCCCGGCTGCGGCGACTTCGGGACGATGAACGGCATGATGAAAGCGCTGGCCGAGACCGGCAACGACCCCGACAACACCTTCATCGTCGCGGGTATCGGCTGCTCGGGCAAAATCGGGACGTACATGCACAGCTACGCGCTGCACGGTGTCCACGGCCGCGCGCTGCCGGTCGGCATCGGCGTCAAGATGGCCAACCCCGACCTCGAAGTGATGGTCTCGGGGGGCGACGGTGACGGCTACTCCATCGGCGCGGGCCACTTCATCCACGCGGTGCGGCGCAACGTCGACATGAGCTACGTCGTCATGGACAACCGCATCTACGGGCTCACCAAGGGCCAGGCCTCGCCGACCTCGCGGGAGGACTTCGAGACCTCGACGAGCCCCGACGGGCCGAACCAGCCCCCGGTCAACCCCAAGGCGCTGGCCCTGGCCGCCGGCGCGACGTTTATCGCGCAGTCCTTTTCCTCGAACTCCCAGCGACACGCCGAACTCGTCCAGGAGGCCATCGAACACGACGGCTTCGGCTTCGTCAACGTCTACAGCCCGTGTGTCACGTTCAACGACGTCGACACCTACGACTACTTCCGGGACACCATCGAGGACCTGGGGGAGACGGACCACGACCGACACGACCGCGAGCAGGCCAAAGAGAAGATTCTGGAGGGCGACAAGGAGTACATGGGTGTCCTCTACCAGGACGAGGACTCGGTGCCCTTCGAGGAGCGCGAAGGCGTCGAGGGCTCCATGGCTGAGATTCCCGACGGCGCGCCCGAGGGCGCGATGGACCTCGTGAGAGAGTTCTACTAA
- a CDS encoding ATP-NAD kinase — translation MSDSPVGVVGDTTVADRLREAGVAVEPGTADSVPTTERVVAVGRPALRAVAVADTDPLVLPVDAGRGVRSVAREAVPAAVAGLDGADAERHPIFDVSAAGVDAGTAVFDVTAVTMEAARISEYAVETASDVVGQFRADGVTLATPAGSTGYARRVGGPVVAPAESAGVVAPIAPFQTNPDHWVVSLDGLSVSIKRDEATVALYVDGTETTTVSRGESVRLRRGQSLRVAVLGESRSRFR, via the coding sequence ATGAGTGACAGCCCCGTGGGCGTGGTCGGCGACACGACGGTGGCCGACCGGCTCCGCGAGGCGGGCGTCGCCGTGGAACCGGGCACCGCCGACAGCGTCCCGACGACGGAGCGGGTCGTCGCCGTCGGCCGGCCGGCGCTGCGGGCCGTCGCGGTCGCCGACACCGACCCGCTGGTGCTTCCGGTCGACGCCGGCCGGGGCGTCCGCTCCGTGGCCCGCGAGGCCGTCCCGGCCGCCGTCGCGGGGCTGGACGGGGCAGACGCGGAGCGCCACCCGATTTTCGACGTGTCGGCGGCCGGCGTCGACGCCGGAACCGCGGTCTTCGACGTGACGGCCGTCACCATGGAGGCCGCCCGCATCTCGGAGTACGCCGTCGAGACGGCGAGCGACGTGGTGGGACAGTTCCGCGCCGACGGGGTGACCCTGGCGACGCCGGCGGGTTCGACGGGCTACGCGCGCCGCGTCGGCGGGCCGGTGGTTGCGCCGGCCGAGTCGGCCGGCGTGGTCGCGCCCATCGCCCCGTTCCAGACGAACCCGGACCACTGGGTGGTCTCGCTCGATGGGCTCTCGGTATCGATAAAGCGCGACGAGGCGACCGTCGCGCTGTATGTCGACGGCACCGAGACGACGACCGTGTCACGAGGGGAGTCGGTCCGCTTGCGCCGGGGGCAGTCGCTGCGGGTCGCTGTCCTCGGGGAAAGCCGTTCCCGGTTCCGCTGA
- a CDS encoding DUF7315 family membrane protein — MSEDESSAEDPPQITSSGEGKQREVVVPLRLYKTVTVFSTLFAILSVVGGFILVDVATERASAPASEIDVPIAVLGIGLILAGTVVYAFSTRFRTEEMGKSKDDADEPSSNG; from the coding sequence ATGAGCGAGGACGAGTCGAGCGCCGAGGACCCGCCCCAGATAACCAGCAGCGGCGAGGGCAAACAGCGGGAAGTCGTGGTGCCGCTTCGCCTCTACAAGACTGTGACGGTGTTCTCGACGCTGTTTGCGATACTGAGCGTCGTCGGCGGGTTCATACTCGTCGACGTGGCGACCGAGAGAGCGTCGGCCCCGGCCTCGGAGATAGACGTCCCAATCGCCGTTCTGGGCATCGGGCTCATCCTCGCTGGGACCGTGGTCTATGCGTTTTCGACGCGCTTTCGCACCGAAGAGATGGGAAAGTCTAAAGACGACGCTGACGAACCCTCTAGTAATGGCTGA
- a CDS encoding cytochrome bc complex cytochrome b subunit, with product MSDNDSDTDDVRTDGSGSGIVAPDDETPSWSERKQRTQGLSRLTYEYFERGRREDQDLRQQSDYVERDVLAFPAWPHEMMRNLALTSFFVGMILFVAAALPPEMPNPANSQVTPAIILPDWYLYWSFGLLKLGPLNPDLSILGGQKIMADRTYGVLANVVVVGFVAIVPFLNKGSARRPVEQPFWAAVGMSGVVFSLTIAALSIKNLVPMDSHLLFDLTFLVPIISATITYAVLKTMREGYMFTLNRRYYRLRPPK from the coding sequence ATGAGCGACAACGACTCAGACACCGACGACGTTCGCACGGACGGCTCGGGCTCGGGTATCGTCGCCCCGGACGACGAGACCCCCTCGTGGTCCGAGCGCAAGCAGCGCACGCAGGGCCTGTCCCGGCTCACCTACGAGTACTTCGAACGCGGCCGCCGCGAGGACCAGGACCTGCGCCAGCAGTCCGACTACGTGGAACGGGACGTGCTGGCGTTCCCGGCCTGGCCCCACGAGATGATGCGCAACCTCGCCCTGACGAGCTTCTTCGTCGGGATGATACTGTTCGTGGCGGCGGCGCTCCCGCCGGAGATGCCAAACCCCGCGAACTCCCAGGTCACGCCCGCCATCATCCTGCCCGACTGGTATCTCTACTGGTCCTTTGGCCTGCTGAAACTCGGCCCGCTGAACCCCGACCTGTCGATTCTCGGCGGCCAGAAGATCATGGCCGACCGAACCTACGGTGTGCTTGCAAACGTCGTGGTCGTCGGCTTCGTCGCCATCGTCCCCTTCCTCAACAAGGGGTCGGCGCGACGCCCCGTCGAGCAGCCGTTCTGGGCCGCCGTCGGCATGTCCGGCGTCGTCTTCAGCCTGACCATCGCCGCCCTGTCGATCAAGAACCTCGTCCCGATGGATTCGCACCTCCTCTTCGACCTGACGTTCCTGGTGCCCATCATCAGCGCGACGATCACCTACGCGGTGCTGAAGACCATGCGTGAGGGGTACATGTTCACGCTCAACCGCCGGTACTACCGGCTGCGGCCGCCGAAATAA
- a CDS encoding DUF7314 family protein, with protein MADEFMKGFAALMVGGLGWMTIAGWYRTPSFEGAQLIGELPPAESLTVFDSAALLLMDAFFWFAVFGALTFWVLIPLASELREYLDERSA; from the coding sequence ATGGCTGACGAGTTCATGAAAGGGTTCGCCGCCCTCATGGTTGGCGGCCTGGGCTGGATGACCATCGCGGGCTGGTACCGGACGCCGAGCTTCGAAGGGGCACAGCTCATCGGTGAGCTACCGCCGGCGGAGTCCCTGACGGTGTTCGACTCCGCAGCGCTGCTGTTGATGGACGCGTTCTTCTGGTTTGCCGTCTTCGGCGCGCTGACGTTCTGGGTCCTCATCCCCCTGGCCAGCGAACTGCGCGAGTACCTCGACGAGCGCTCGGCCTGA